In one Corynebacterium bovis DSM 20582 = CIP 54.80 genomic region, the following are encoded:
- a CDS encoding prepilin peptidase has protein sequence MSWVMAGWAGALVWSVALVVVDVRSLRLPDALTLPAVPVAVVLAVVTGHPWAVAGGLGWAAAGLVPGALSPRARVGGGDVKLGLSLGTVAVVAAGPAGWVGAVGGASVVTLALALGGGGGRRRPPGPGPGRPVTVVPHGPGMVLATWAVVLAAGYVPAW, from the coding sequence ATGTCGTGGGTCATGGCCGGCTGGGCCGGTGCGCTGGTGTGGAGTGTCGCGCTCGTCGTCGTGGACGTGCGCTCACTCCGGCTTCCCGACGCCCTCACGCTGCCGGCGGTCCCGGTCGCGGTGGTGCTCGCCGTCGTCACGGGGCACCCCTGGGCGGTGGCCGGGGGCCTCGGGTGGGCGGCCGCGGGGCTCGTCCCGGGGGCGCTGAGCCCGCGGGCGCGGGTCGGGGGCGGTGACGTCAAGCTCGGACTGTCCCTCGGCACCGTCGCCGTCGTGGCCGCCGGACCCGCGGGGTGGGTGGGGGCGGTCGGCGGGGCGTCGGTCGTGACCCTCGCGCTCGCCCTCGGCGGGGGCGGGGGGCGGCGTCGACCCCCGGGACCGGGACCGGGACGGCCCGTGACGGTCGTGCCCCACGGCCCCGGGATGGTCCTCGCGACATGGGCGGTGGTGCTCGCGGCCGGGTACGTGCCGGCGTGGTGA
- a CDS encoding M24 family metallopeptidase, protein MTENQAPSPSTAPAPDHAARRRAVGRRIAAAGAHQLLVTDLMNVRYLTGFTGSNAALLLATDGEGVIATDGRYDTQVRQQTSGLDIRITRDLFRELTAAAGDEAVHIEPQLAVGRARDLGDPEILGGTVEAERLVKDDAELAALTAAGELADAVFVEFIEAGGIREGITEIEAAADLEHRLRRAGADGLSFDTILASGTNAAKPHAGVSRERIVPGLVTVDFGVYLDGYASDETRTVCVGEPDARSRELFDLVHTAFTAGVQTLAPGVAGRDVDAAARRVIADAGYGEYFVHSTGHGVGLDVHEAPSASTRAADRDVLREGMTLTVEPGVYLPGETGLRIENTYIITADGARTCNPSPTELRVV, encoded by the coding sequence ATGACCGAGAACCAGGCACCGTCCCCGTCGACCGCCCCCGCCCCGGACCACGCGGCCCGCCGCCGGGCCGTCGGACGGCGGATCGCCGCCGCCGGCGCGCACCAGCTGCTCGTGACGGACCTCATGAACGTCCGCTACCTCACGGGCTTCACCGGCTCGAACGCCGCGCTGCTCCTCGCGACCGACGGCGAGGGCGTCATCGCGACGGACGGCCGGTACGACACCCAGGTCCGCCAGCAGACGTCCGGCCTCGACATCCGCATCACCCGGGACCTGTTCCGGGAGCTCACGGCCGCCGCCGGCGACGAGGCCGTCCACATCGAGCCGCAGCTCGCCGTCGGCCGGGCGCGGGACCTCGGGGACCCGGAGATCCTCGGCGGGACGGTCGAGGCCGAGCGCCTCGTCAAGGACGACGCGGAGCTCGCCGCGCTCACCGCCGCGGGCGAACTCGCCGACGCGGTGTTCGTCGAGTTCATCGAGGCCGGGGGCATCCGGGAGGGGATCACGGAGATCGAGGCCGCCGCCGACCTCGAGCACCGGCTGCGCCGGGCCGGGGCGGACGGGCTGAGCTTCGACACGATCCTCGCCTCCGGCACGAACGCGGCGAAGCCCCACGCGGGGGTGTCCCGGGAGCGGATCGTCCCCGGACTCGTCACCGTCGATTTCGGGGTGTACCTCGACGGCTACGCCTCCGACGAGACCCGCACCGTGTGCGTCGGGGAGCCAGACGCCCGCAGCCGGGAGCTGTTCGACCTCGTCCACACGGCGTTCACCGCCGGGGTGCAGACCCTCGCCCCGGGTGTCGCCGGGCGTGACGTCGACGCCGCCGCCCGGCGGGTCATCGCCGACGCGGGCTACGGGGAGTACTTCGTGCACTCCACGGGGCACGGCGTCGGGCTCGACGTCCACGAGGCGCCGTCGGCGTCGACCCGCGCGGCGGACCGGGACGTGCTCCGCGAGGGCATGACCCTCACCGTCGAACCGGGCGTGTACCTCCCCGGTGAGACGGGCCTGCGCATCGAGAACACCTACATCATCACCGCCGACGGCGCGCGGACCTGCAACCCGTCGCCGACGGAGCTCAGGGTCGTCTGA
- the aroC gene encoding chorismate synthase, whose amino-acid sequence MLRWTTAGESHGQALIALVENMVAGVPVTRDEVSRQLARRRLGYGRGARMSFEADEVTLVGGVRHGLTLGSPVAVMIGNTEWPKWTTVMSADPLDMSDPEVAREMEGARAARLTRPRPGHADFAGMLKYGHTEARPVLERSSARETAARVAAGTVARSLLREVTGAEVVSHVISIGRSTPAAGRTPTPADVDAVDASPVRTLDPEAERSMIAEIDAAKKSGDTLGGIVEVVVDGLPVGLGSHVSADRRLDGRLAGALMSIQAFKGVEIGDGIEEARRRGSEAHDEIDAAPDGGVTRRSNRAGGLEGGMTNGEQLRVRAAMKPISTVPRALATVDMDTGAAASGIHQRSDVCAVPAAAVVAESVVALELARALLESFGGDSLEQTRRNYRAYLDEVAGRLDWSDR is encoded by the coding sequence ATGCTTCGATGGACGACAGCGGGAGAGTCCCACGGCCAGGCCCTCATCGCCCTGGTCGAGAACATGGTCGCGGGCGTGCCGGTGACCCGCGACGAGGTGTCGCGGCAGCTGGCCCGCCGCCGCCTCGGGTACGGACGGGGGGCACGGATGTCCTTCGAGGCGGACGAGGTGACCCTCGTCGGCGGCGTCCGCCACGGCCTGACCCTCGGCAGCCCCGTGGCGGTCATGATCGGCAACACCGAATGGCCGAAGTGGACGACCGTCATGTCGGCCGACCCCCTCGACATGTCCGACCCGGAGGTCGCCAGGGAGATGGAGGGGGCGCGCGCCGCCCGCCTCACCCGCCCGCGTCCGGGCCACGCCGACTTCGCCGGGATGCTGAAGTACGGGCACACGGAGGCCCGCCCGGTCCTCGAACGGTCGTCGGCGCGGGAGACCGCCGCCCGCGTGGCCGCCGGCACCGTCGCCCGGTCCCTCCTCCGGGAGGTCACGGGGGCGGAGGTCGTCAGCCACGTCATCTCGATCGGCCGGAGCACCCCGGCGGCGGGCCGGACGCCGACGCCCGCCGACGTCGACGCCGTCGACGCCTCGCCCGTGCGGACCCTCGACCCGGAGGCGGAGCGGTCGATGATCGCGGAGATCGACGCCGCGAAGAAGTCGGGGGACACCCTCGGCGGGATCGTCGAGGTCGTCGTCGACGGCCTGCCCGTCGGCCTCGGCAGCCACGTCAGCGCCGACCGGCGGCTCGACGGCCGCCTCGCCGGCGCGCTCATGAGCATCCAGGCGTTCAAGGGCGTCGAGATCGGCGACGGGATCGAGGAGGCCCGCCGCCGCGGGTCCGAGGCCCACGACGAGATCGACGCCGCGCCCGACGGGGGCGTGACCCGGCGGTCGAACCGGGCCGGCGGCCTGGAAGGGGGCATGACGAACGGGGAGCAGCTGCGGGTGCGCGCTGCGATGAAGCCGATCTCGACCGTGCCCCGGGCCCTGGCGACGGTGGACATGGACACCGGCGCCGCCGCGTCGGGGATCCACCAGCGCTCCGACGTCTGCGCCGTCCCGGCGGCGGCGGTCGTCGCGGAGTCGGTCGTCGCCCTCGAACTGGCGCGGGCGCTGCTCGAGTCCTTCGGCGGGGACAGCCTCGAGCAGACCCGGCGGAACTACCGGGCGTACCTCGACGAGGTCGCCGGCCGACTCGACTGGAGCGACCGGTGA
- the efp gene encoding elongation factor P yields the protein MATTADFKNGIVLKLDNKLQQIIEFQHVKPGKGPAFVRTKLKDVVSGKTVDKTFNAGVKVEIATVDRRDMTFLYNDGTNYVLMDDKNYDQVELPPHLMGDGARFLLDNSPVQVSFHDGEPLFAELPVSVELTVQHTDPGLQGDRSTGGTKPATLETGAEVQVPLFIETGNVVKIDTRDGSYLSRVNS from the coding sequence GTGGCAACCACCGCGGATTTCAAGAACGGCATCGTGCTGAAGCTGGACAACAAGCTGCAGCAGATCATCGAGTTCCAGCACGTCAAGCCGGGCAAGGGGCCCGCGTTCGTCCGCACGAAGCTCAAGGACGTCGTCTCCGGGAAGACCGTGGACAAGACGTTCAACGCCGGCGTCAAGGTCGAGATCGCGACCGTCGACCGGCGTGACATGACCTTCCTCTACAACGACGGCACGAACTACGTCCTCATGGACGACAAGAACTACGACCAGGTCGAGCTGCCGCCGCACCTCATGGGTGACGGCGCGCGCTTCCTCCTCGACAACTCCCCGGTCCAGGTCTCCTTCCACGACGGCGAGCCGCTCTTCGCCGAGCTGCCCGTCTCCGTCGAGCTCACGGTCCAGCACACCGACCCGGGCCTGCAGGGCGACCGCTCCACGGGCGGCACGAAGCCGGCGACCCTCGAGACCGGCGCCGAGGTCCAGGTGCCGCTGTTCATCGAGACGGGCAACGTCGTGAAGATCGACACCCGCGACGGTTCCTACCTGTCCCGCGTGAACTCCTGA
- a CDS encoding shikimate dehydrogenase yields the protein MTDVTDGDAHGGPATPGVLDVDGFLTLAAHRTQVCAVLGRPVDHSRSPELHQAGYRALGLVDATYERVEAGEAQEIRRLLTDAPASVRGFSVTMPGKAAAHDLADEITDRAALIGSANTLVPLDGPDGRRWLADNTDVDGLVACLDHVAPGEALRGRTAVIVGNGGTARPAVAAVAAAGARAVTVAARSERALNLQTLVESYGMDFDWVRLDDPAVDAHCAGAAVVVSTVPEAGAAPHADAFVRAGAVVDVIYDPYPTTLQATALRRGVPVADGLRMLAGQAEEQLRLFTGHRAPEGEMLRAVLAGR from the coding sequence GTGACCGACGTGACGGACGGTGACGCCCACGGCGGCCCCGCGACGCCGGGGGTCCTCGACGTCGACGGGTTCCTCACCCTCGCCGCGCACCGCACGCAGGTGTGCGCCGTCCTCGGCCGGCCGGTGGACCACTCCCGGTCGCCGGAGCTGCACCAGGCCGGCTACCGGGCGCTCGGTCTCGTCGACGCGACGTACGAGCGGGTGGAGGCCGGCGAGGCCCAGGAGATCCGCCGGCTCCTCACGGACGCCCCGGCGTCGGTCCGCGGGTTCTCCGTGACGATGCCGGGCAAGGCCGCGGCCCACGACCTCGCCGACGAGATCACGGACCGCGCCGCGCTCATCGGCTCGGCGAACACCCTGGTCCCCCTCGACGGACCCGACGGGCGCCGCTGGCTGGCGGACAACACCGACGTCGACGGCCTCGTCGCGTGTCTCGACCATGTCGCCCCGGGGGAGGCGCTGCGGGGGCGCACGGCCGTCATCGTCGGCAACGGGGGGACGGCGCGGCCGGCGGTCGCGGCGGTCGCGGCCGCGGGGGCACGGGCGGTGACCGTCGCGGCGCGCTCGGAGCGGGCGTTGAACCTGCAGACCCTCGTGGAGTCCTACGGCATGGACTTCGACTGGGTGCGGCTCGACGACCCGGCGGTCGACGCGCACTGCGCCGGTGCCGCGGTCGTCGTCTCGACGGTGCCGGAGGCGGGCGCGGCCCCGCACGCCGATGCGTTCGTCCGGGCCGGCGCGGTCGTCGACGTCATCTACGACCCGTACCCCACGACGCTCCAGGCGACCGCGCTGCGTCGCGGGGTCCCGGTCGCGGACGGCCTGCGAATGCTCGCGGGCCAGGCGGAGGAGCAGCTCCGGCTGTTCACGGGGCACCGGGCCCCGGAGGGTGAGATGCTGAGGGCGGTGCTCGCCGGACGGTGA
- the aroB gene encoding 3-dehydroquinate synthase, with product MTGADRTGAAPGPGGVRTVTVATANPYPVHIGRGATQLLAPAVADLGAARAVVVHQPALAGTARRVCAELERQGLAATTHELPDAEDGKTVAAASACWDTCARHGLTRRDVVVGVGGGAATDVAGFVAATWMRGVPVVQYPTTLLAMVDAAVGGKTGINTAAGKNLVGAFHEPSAVIADIDVLDTLPRRELVAGSAEIIKAGFIADPAILALYEADPAAALDPDGTLPELVERAVQVKASVVASDLHEAGLREILNYGHTYGHAVEHHEQYRWRHGDAVAVGMVFEAELARAAGLLSAGAVDRHRRILRSVGLPVSYDGADLATLTTAMGRDKKNRGAAIRFVVLRDVPGGGTEPTRLDGPDPDLLAAAYAATAGAAPVPGGDAPTSREGHGEDE from the coding sequence ATGACCGGCGCGGACCGGACCGGGGCGGCGCCGGGCCCGGGCGGGGTCCGGACCGTCACGGTCGCGACCGCGAACCCGTACCCCGTGCACATCGGCCGGGGGGCGACGCAGCTGCTCGCCCCGGCGGTCGCGGACCTGGGGGCCGCCCGGGCCGTCGTCGTGCACCAGCCGGCGCTCGCCGGGACGGCGCGGCGGGTGTGCGCGGAGCTCGAGCGGCAGGGCCTGGCGGCCACGACCCACGAGCTGCCGGACGCGGAGGACGGCAAGACCGTCGCGGCCGCGTCCGCGTGCTGGGACACGTGCGCCCGCCACGGCCTGACCCGGCGGGACGTCGTCGTCGGCGTCGGCGGCGGGGCGGCGACGGACGTCGCGGGGTTCGTCGCGGCGACGTGGATGCGCGGCGTGCCGGTCGTCCAGTACCCGACGACGCTGCTCGCGATGGTCGACGCCGCCGTCGGGGGGAAGACCGGCATCAACACCGCGGCGGGGAAGAACCTCGTGGGGGCCTTCCACGAGCCGTCCGCCGTCATCGCGGACATCGACGTGCTCGACACGCTGCCCCGGCGGGAGCTCGTCGCGGGGAGCGCGGAGATCATCAAGGCGGGGTTCATCGCCGACCCGGCCATCCTCGCGCTCTACGAGGCCGACCCCGCGGCCGCCCTCGACCCCGACGGCACCCTGCCCGAACTCGTCGAGCGCGCGGTGCAGGTCAAGGCGTCCGTCGTCGCCTCCGACCTCCACGAGGCGGGGCTCCGGGAGATCCTCAACTACGGCCACACCTACGGTCACGCGGTGGAGCACCACGAGCAGTACCGGTGGCGGCACGGCGACGCGGTGGCGGTCGGGATGGTCTTCGAGGCCGAGCTCGCCCGGGCCGCGGGCCTGCTGTCCGCCGGGGCCGTCGACCGGCACCGCCGCATCCTGCGCTCGGTGGGGCTGCCGGTGTCCTACGACGGGGCGGACCTCGCGACGCTGACGACGGCGATGGGCCGGGACAAGAAGAACCGCGGCGCCGCCATCCGGTTCGTCGTCCTCCGGGACGTCCCGGGAGGGGGGACCGAACCGACCCGGCTCGACGGGCCGGACCCCGACCTGCTCGCCGCGGCGTACGCTGCGACAGCGGGAGCCGCCCCGGTACCGGGCGGTGACGCACCGACGTCCCGGGAGGGACACGGAGAGGACGAGTGA
- the mltG gene encoding endolytic transglycosylase MltG yields MPTTRSAEPKYRRRRQMAGALSIALVVLLVAIGGYVYYVREVAATRDYDGTGNGTVVMVRVDQGDSVASLTQELLDRKIIGSRGAMLQAAEESEHSGSGGLHAGYYPLQEKMSAKAVMDTLTDESKRRGVVDIPNGLPLDDVRVVGGDTREGVLTLISRQTCEGTGDRATDATCVTPEELSDTIAQTSPEELGVPAWAVKPVSARGDDPRRIEGLIAPGVHLFDPTSEPKQIIHDIVASSAETYEGTGLERSAQSLGLTPYQVITAASLIEREAPEGDFDKVARVILNRLHENKKLEFDSTVNYSVDEQEVATTDEDRARRTPWNTYAKEGLPDTPIASPGLQALHAMENPADGDWLYFVTVDKDGTTVFNRDFSEHEKAIEQSRQGGVLDSGR; encoded by the coding sequence ATGCCGACTACGCGGAGCGCCGAACCGAAGTACCGCCGCCGCCGACAGATGGCCGGAGCGCTGTCGATCGCACTGGTGGTGCTCCTCGTCGCCATCGGCGGCTACGTGTACTACGTCCGTGAGGTCGCCGCGACCCGTGACTACGACGGCACCGGCAACGGCACCGTCGTCATGGTGCGCGTCGACCAGGGTGACTCGGTCGCCTCCCTCACCCAGGAGCTGCTCGACCGGAAGATCATCGGCAGCCGGGGTGCGATGCTCCAGGCCGCCGAGGAGTCGGAGCACTCCGGGTCCGGGGGGCTCCACGCCGGGTACTACCCGCTGCAGGAGAAGATGTCGGCGAAGGCGGTCATGGACACGCTCACCGACGAGTCGAAGCGCCGCGGTGTCGTCGACATCCCCAACGGCCTGCCCCTCGACGACGTCCGCGTCGTCGGCGGCGACACGCGCGAGGGCGTGCTCACGCTCATCTCCCGGCAGACGTGCGAGGGGACCGGGGACCGGGCGACGGACGCGACGTGCGTCACCCCCGAGGAGCTGAGCGACACGATCGCGCAGACCTCCCCGGAGGAGCTCGGTGTCCCGGCGTGGGCGGTCAAGCCCGTCTCGGCGCGCGGGGACGACCCGCGGCGCATCGAGGGCCTCATCGCCCCCGGCGTCCACCTCTTCGACCCGACGAGCGAGCCGAAGCAGATCATCCACGACATCGTCGCCTCCTCGGCCGAGACGTACGAGGGCACGGGGCTCGAGCGCTCCGCGCAGTCGCTGGGGCTCACGCCGTACCAGGTCATCACCGCCGCCTCGCTCATCGAGCGGGAGGCCCCGGAGGGGGACTTCGACAAGGTCGCCCGCGTGATCCTCAACCGCCTCCACGAGAACAAGAAGCTCGAGTTCGACTCGACGGTGAACTACAGCGTCGACGAGCAGGAGGTCGCGACGACCGACGAGGACCGTGCCCGCCGCACCCCGTGGAACACCTACGCCAAGGAGGGGCTGCCGGACACCCCGATCGCGTCGCCGGGGCTCCAGGCCCTCCACGCGATGGAGAACCCGGCCGACGGTGACTGGCTCTACTTCGTCACGGTCGACAAGGACGGCACGACGGTGTTCAACCGGGACTTCTCGGAGCACGAGAAGGCCATCGAGCAGTCCCGCCAGGGCGGCGTCCTCGACAGCGGGCGGTGA
- a CDS encoding shikimate kinase, translated as MSPRAVLVGLPGAGKSTIGRRLSHALNVPVVDTDDLIEAAEGMTCGEIFARRGEPYFRDREESAVRDALATDGIVSLGGGSVLSAATRAALADHLVVHLHITPEEGIRRTVAAGGRPLLEAPDPEARYRELADERQHLYEEVATVTVHGDGKEPQRVVTDILRFIDEITCDAASGEAAR; from the coding sequence GTGAGCCCCCGGGCGGTGCTCGTCGGCCTCCCCGGCGCGGGGAAGTCGACCATCGGCCGCCGGCTGTCGCACGCGCTGAACGTCCCCGTCGTCGACACCGACGACCTCATCGAGGCCGCCGAGGGCATGACCTGCGGCGAGATCTTCGCCCGACGGGGGGAGCCGTACTTCCGGGACCGCGAGGAGTCCGCGGTCCGTGACGCCCTCGCCACCGACGGCATCGTCTCCCTCGGCGGGGGGTCGGTGCTCTCCGCGGCGACGCGGGCGGCGCTCGCCGACCACCTCGTCGTCCACCTCCACATCACCCCGGAGGAGGGCATCCGCCGGACGGTCGCCGCCGGTGGCCGCCCCCTGCTCGAGGCCCCCGACCCCGAGGCCCGGTACCGGGAGCTCGCCGACGAACGGCAGCACCTCTACGAGGAGGTGGCGACGGTGACCGTCCACGGCGACGGCAAGGAGCCGCAGCGCGTCGTCACGGACATCCTCCGCTTCATCGACGAGATCACGTGCGACGCCGCGTCCGGGGAGGCCGCCCGATGA
- the aroQ gene encoding type II 3-dehydroquinate dehydratase, translated as MDAQTGTAGPRRTVTVVNGPNLDRLGTRQPDVYGATTLADVEDALRRLGEELGVAVECHQSNHEGDLVDVIHAAADAGNPVIVNAGGLTHTSVVLRDALAEVAAGAGFIEVHISNVHAREEFRHRSLLSPLAAGVIVGLGTDGYALALRYWAAHAGDDR; from the coding sequence ATGGACGCACAGACGGGCACGGCCGGACCGCGACGCACGGTGACGGTCGTCAACGGGCCGAACCTCGACCGGCTCGGCACCCGGCAGCCGGACGTGTACGGCGCGACGACGCTCGCCGACGTCGAGGACGCGCTCCGCCGGCTCGGGGAGGAGCTCGGGGTCGCCGTCGAGTGCCACCAGTCGAACCACGAGGGCGACCTCGTCGACGTCATCCACGCCGCCGCGGACGCGGGCAACCCGGTCATCGTCAACGCCGGGGGCCTGACCCACACCTCGGTCGTCCTCCGGGACGCCCTCGCCGAGGTCGCCGCCGGCGCGGGGTTCATCGAGGTCCACATCTCGAACGTCCACGCCCGGGAGGAGTTCCGGCACCGCAGCCTCCTGTCCCCGCTCGCCGCCGGGGTGATCGTCGGGTTGGGGACCGACGGTTACGCCCTCGCGCTGCGGTACTGGGCCGCCCACGCCGGCGACGACCGGTGA